ATCGATCAATTAACCTAATTAATTTGAGTAAAAATCACCTAATTGAGATAGAAACTGCAAAATGACAGAGTGTCGATCGTTGGCGACACGATCCGGTACATTGACGAGTTGAAGATGATGGTGGCGGAGCTGAAGCATCTAGTGGAGAAGTAGAGATGCGCGAGGGAGAGGCTGAAGAGGCCAACGATGGAGGAGAAAGGAGGTGGAGAATGAAGGTGATTCAAAATGCGTGGGCAAAATGAATGGATCGTCGATGCGGAGCTCGTGGCTGCACATGAAGTCTAATTAGAAATTGTTAATCTAATCAAAACTAAGTTAATTGGCATCGATTGTCAAATTTATATGGCAATATAAAAAAGAGACTAAATTCGGACCGTTTTTATTTATTCGAAATGTAATAATTTAAGAGATAATGTTATGgatcaaaatcgtaaaattgCTACTATATGTTTAGGACGATAAATACCTTACTCaccaaaacttaattattttttggtGATTTGTATGGCAAATTGTCAAAAAACTTCCCGCTCTTTGACTGTTTAGAAACTCTCAAATCTAAACTGCTAAACCCCCAATTTGCATCCCAAGCCCTAATTTCAACCCCTCAATTTGAGCCGATTTACACGATTTGCAGCGGTGGAAATGAGGGAAGAGCAAATCGAGAAGCTGCGAGGCGTGGTCCGCGACTGTGTGAGCAAGCATCTGTACTCGTCGGCGATCTTCTTCGCCGACAAGGTGGCGGCGGTGACGGCTGACCCTGCCGACATATATATGCAGGCGCAGGCGCTCTACCTTGGCCGACACTACCGCCGCGCATTCCACCTCCTCAATGCGTCGCAAATCGTCCTTCGCGACCTTCGTTTCCGCTACCTAGCTGCCAAATGCCTCGTAATACTTCACTTCCTTCTCCACTCTCCAGCTACTAGTGATAACTTCTATTTGAACAATTATTCTACAACTTCGAATTTTTCCACTGCTATTCCATTTCTGTGTGAACTTCCGTGAAATTGAGTTTTTGTGTTAGTTATGCTACATTTATCTTAGTTATTTGAGCCGTATTATCCCATTAGGAAGAACTGAAGGAGTGGGATCAATGCCTGTTGATGCTTGGTGATGGTAATGTGGACGAACATGGTAATATTATTGACACAAAGGAGTGCAGTAGCATGTACCTGGATAAAGATGGCGAAGATCGTGAAATCAATGTAAGTTTGTTTGGATCAAACACAATCAAATGTGGCATTTACTGCTTGCTGTGTCTTTGTTGGTatattgaaataaaagaaatgatGCGTTAGTCGTTTATAACTTTTCCTGATAGTGTTTGTAGTGAAGAAtgattattatatttttctgaCAGATTATATCGGCAATATGCTTTTTAAGAGGCAAGGCATATGAGGCCTTGGAAAATCGCTCACAAGCTCGTTTATGGTGAGTAATATTGAAGATAAGAATTTGCTCTATTTTGTTATTAAGATTTAGGTAGAGTAGATTCGGTTAGCTTATAGAGCTCAATCTGTTTATCTTTTCTCATGACACGTGAAGGTACAAAGCCGCCATTAAAGCTGATCCTCTATGTTATGAGGTATGGCTATTAACTGCCTGTACTGCAGCCTGATTTTCACCTGTTATTTGAAACCATTACGCAGAGCTTTAATGTTCCAAGGCCGTAATCTGAATAAACACTTTCTTTATCTCAGAATCAGATGTTTAAATCATTTCATGCACTAAATACGTTATTTGATTGACTGCATATTTTCTTGGGATCACGTGCCACCTTTCTTTTCTCAGGCCTTGGAATGTCTTATAGAGGGGCATATGCTCAGTTGCGAAGAAGGTGAGGAATATGTTTTCAGTAAAAGTGCAACCCATCTCAGACAAACATAGATTTCCCATTTTTCTACTCACTGGTAGCTCATTTATAGGAACCAAGATTGCTGTAATTGATCTATTTGACAATTATAACCTGAGTCAATGCTCTTTGCTTTATTTCTAGAGACCAATCTACTTGCAACCTTGCAATTTTTTCCTAAAGATGGATGGCTCTCTTCATTTTATTCATGCTTGGTAAAGAAGGTAAGGTTTCCAAGTTTGTGAAACTAGTTTCCATACCTTTTTATATCGTGTATGTTCACATCTGTAGAAATGATGATCAGCATTAGATTAACATGTGGCTTAATTTCCAGTATGAGAAAGAAAATGTTgttgaaacaaaatttaaagAACTCGAGGTCGAAGTTGCTAATACAAAGACGCCTGGGAAATCATTATGTACTCTGAAGAACAACACTGATCTCTTAGCCTGCAAAGCTGAATACTACCACCAGTGTGGTGAATACCAAAAGTGTTTTGAACTAACGTCTATGTGGGTTTGTCTATGATTCTCTGAGCAGAACTTCTTTTCTATAATTATTTCCAATTGGTTATTGACATGCATTTAGTTCAGATTGCTTGAGAAGgacccttttcacctgaagtgcACCCTGGTGCATTTAGCAGCAGCGATGGAGCTTGGGCATTCTAATGAACTGTATCTAATGTCTTGCAATTTAGTCAAGGACTATCCTCAAAAGTAAGAACTTTACACTCTTTTCAACCACTTATGAAAAACCCATCATCTACCTGGAAAGGaatttttttacttgttttacttttgttttataattttttcatttctctcatAGCAAGAACCATATGTACTGTGTGCTCCTGAAAGTACCCTGACAAGTTCTTTGTGCCAACAATGTAACAATCGAATATCAATAGATAGGTTAAAACATTATTTTCAGTGTTATTTTGATTTGATCAACAGGCTCAGTTTTTATGATCTAAAACTCCTGGGTAGCTTCCTAGTGGCTTTGATGATAAAATATTGCAAACAATGTTTCCTCTAAAAGAATCTGAGATGATAATTGAAGGAAACATTGTGCTCTAGAAATGCACCCTAAGGCCACTTTTCAGTAGTCTTTTGAGTTTAAAGCTTTCAGATTCAGACATGGTCCATTGTAAGCACACATCAACACAAAAAATATTGTCTAAAACTGTGAACTTTTAGTGACCTTTAGGCTTTAATATAGTTAATCCGAATAAATGGACAAAaatcaatgttatcaaatagcggatatggcagcgccatggcgctatggcatggcgttcggtggtggaaacgccatagcaccatgtcgctgccatagcaccgccatatccgacatttgacaacattgcgtgtgcactgcatttaggaatagggcattatgcaagaaacaagGTTGGTAGAGTGGtatattatgctttattaattgtttaaagtgttttagatgttatatttttaatattttttaatttttgaattatatataaatatataagtattattttatttatttaatttttgaccgccatatccgccatactaatatgccatatccctgtggcggtttttaggcaaaccgccataagccgccatacgagattgataacaatGACAAAAATACTAAATACTTGtatgcatttctttttttattgtcAGTCAAATTTAGCAATAGCATAGACATCATCAGTTCATCCACTAATATTCTTAATATGATCAGCTTTCTTGTGCTTCCAAATTTCCAGATTTATGTCTCATTGACAGTATTGACTTCATGTGGCATGTTTATTCAGAGCTTTGTCATGGTTTGCTGTGGGTTGCTACTACTACTGCATAAAAAAGTATGACCAGTCACGTCGTTATTTCAGGTATATATCTTGTAAGATATTCTAGTTTTGAGTTCCCTATCAAACAAGATCACATTATATTAGTTTATTATCTATTTTGCAATTCCTGTTTATCTCTGATTCAATTCCTGGTCATCCTCCCCAGCAAGGCAACAAGTTTAGATGGAACATTTGCTCCGGCTTGGATTGGATATGGGAATGCATATGCAGCCCAAGAAGAAGGAGATCAAGCAATGTCAGCTTACCGCACTGCTGCACGTTTATTTCCTGGGTAAATGTTCAATACTGTCCACCGTCTGTGCATTTGCTTTCGTTCCCTTTGACTTCTTATccatatactctctccgtcctaaggaagatgaccccttccttaggctgcacgggattttatgcaaaatatttttttgtgttgagtggagagaataaagttacAGAGAGGTAATTAAAGAAGAGATAAAGGTGTTTCTATCTTTATTAATTGgccatcttgattgggacaaaccaaaaaggaaagcaGGTAATCTTCGGTGGGATGGTGGGAGTACATTCTAAAATTGGTATTATTTGTTTGAATTGGCTTGGTCAATTCAGGTGTGAGATATGCATACTCATCACTTTGTCATCTTCTGCTGGGGAGTAGGGACGGTTTTTTGCTgtcaaaatccaaaaaatagtGTCAAATCTGACCTTTCCATAGAATCCAATGTGGTCCTAAGTTACTGCAGATTTTGTTCAAATGATATGAGTTGTAAAATCCTTGATGGTTAATTAGTGGACAGGGAATTACCTTCATGCCCCTAGGTCTTATGCCAGTAGGAGCTCCcaatattaatattttgatcTTGGGGATGCTAGTGTTAAACCTCATTTTAGGAATCTGCCTTGATGGCAAGgccttgtttttttttctttacactttGCATCGTATCATAGTTCAGTTTGCTTAAGGAGGCTGCTAGTTTCTACTGATTAGTATCATGAATGATTCTTGATGttctatttttctctttttctttttctccctTTTATATCAGGTGCCACTTGCCTTCACTATACATTGGAATGGAATACATGCGAACCCATAGTTTTAAACTTGCTGAGCAGGTAACTGCCACATGTTTTGGCTTAAGAAATTGGTTGGCTGTAGAGAACTAGATATATAGCTCATTTGTTGCATTAGTAACTAGTGCTATTTGACCAAGTTCATATGTCTTTGCATTCAGTTTTTCATGCAGGCCCAAGCCATATGTCATTCGGATCCACTTGTGTATAATGAGCTTGGAGTTGTGGCTTATCATATGAAGGAGTAAGATATTTTCCTCATGAATTTACTTGAGAATGATCCCCTTTTAGTATGGTCCTGAACTTCTGGCGTATTTCAGGTATAAGAATGCCGTGTGGTGGTTTGAGAAGACACTGGCTAATGTACCATCATCTTTAAGTGAGATGTGGGAGCCAACTTTAGTCAACCTTGCTCATGCATTGAGAAAATTAAAGTATGGTTCTTTTCTTATATTACAATCTATAAATGATGCTTGATTATATAACTGGCTTCATTGAGTCTTCTTGATATATGACTTTGTGTTCCTTGTACCCTGTGATCGAGAACCTCACATTTTATTGGTGTTATCAAAGACGTCCTAGTGTTGTTTAGGTATTTATCCACCTGTTTTCCTTTGTGTGCGTCTAATATTTGAGAAAAATCACTAAATCCTCTTATCAGCTGCGGGAAGGTAAAAATTTGTTGCCAAAATCCGTGCACATTATATGTCGGAAACTGTATATTACAAGTTCAGCGAACTTTTTGCAGTCTGTTTTTTATCCATATGCAATATGTCCATATATTATCCAGTTGAGTCACTCAAATATCCGATCGAAATTTTAATATGATGCTCGAGGGAACCCTTCTAGGATAGGATAAAGGTCTGCCCTGCTATATGTCCATATATTTCCATTTCATATTATTCATAGTTTTACTTGCTGGATAGCGTTGTATGTGACCCATGAACTAAAGAATgtcattttgataattttgttTCAATCTGTTTTGGTTTCATAATCAATAAAATGTTACAATCATCAGGAGGTACAATGAGGCAATTGCTTACTATGAGAAAGCACTCGCATTATCAACAA
This sequence is a window from Salvia splendens isolate huo1 chromosome 5, SspV2, whole genome shotgun sequence. Protein-coding genes within it:
- the LOC121805331 gene encoding anaphase-promoting complex subunit 6-like, which gives rise to MREEQIEKLRGVVRDCVSKHLYSSAIFFADKVAAVTADPADIYMQAQALYLGRHYRRAFHLLNASQIVLRDLRFRYLAAKCLEELKEWDQCLLMLGDGNVDEHGNIIDTKECSSMYLDKDGEDREINIISAICFLRGKAYEALENRSQARLWYKAAIKADPLCYEALECLIEGHMLSCEEETNLLATLQFFPKDGWLSSFYSCLVKKYEKENVVETKFKELEVEVANTKTPGKSLCTLKNNTDLLACKAEYYHQCGEYQKCFELTSILLEKDPFHLKCTLVHLAAAMELGHSNELYLMSCNLVKDYPQKALSWFAVGCYYYCIKKYDQSRRYFSKATSLDGTFAPAWIGYGNAYAAQEEGDQAMSAYRTAARLFPGCHLPSLYIGMEYMRTHSFKLAEQFFMQAQAICHSDPLVYNELGVVAYHMKEYKNAVWWFEKTLANVPSSLSEMWEPTLVNLAHALRKLKRYNEAIAYYEKALALSTRSLSTYAGLAYTYHLQDNFTAAITHYHKALWIKSDDQFCTEMLTLALQDECQVDTNPKVGTVRSQLFT